In the Wyeomyia smithii strain HCP4-BCI-WySm-NY-G18 chromosome 2, ASM2978416v1, whole genome shotgun sequence genome, one interval contains:
- the LOC129722631 gene encoding WASH complex subunit 1, translated as MPCYNIPIIDSDLRHEETILQTINVFEFLNEVIEDVFNKVNRRIETNRQRLEGINARIEKVNTDVERLKDTKEAIVIYSPCRYPGADLNVTVLPTFTSQNGIRMRENEYTLRDRPYVPAHSYQEKIQFYHVKSPTDRHGIFSFDNPQKIRLDEGVKYVDSILMFNSKEFAVSYKGIADKSRDGRKAAGQIREERILSSSSPIIRNRSRKKGQEIFYTPKLNEAPKIDVPVDLPDLPGIVTNIQYAGNNTLIAPSLQLAAIADQLPELKDLVDIGQTEETLTAPNIVPVIVPVKAKLSSATPSAQLPPPPPPPPPPPPPPLDVYAVESIAEEKKQAQKDVKKAEDRKPPVPQAGDAHFNLMEAIRKAGGVGNANLKPSEASNSKKDSTKPSKTGPQNFIDDLHNKLQMRRKGISGARENQEPGNVIDRLSALIPPPPPKADASASESNDEDWD; from the exons ATGCCTTGCTACAACATTCCAATAATCGATTCCGATTTACGCCACGAAGAAACAATCCTTCAGACGATCAATGTGTTCGAATTTCTAAACGAAGTCATTGAGGATGTTTTCAATAAAGTTAATCGAAGAATTGAAACTAATCGGCAGCGGCTAGAAGGAATCAATGCTCGAATCGAAAAAGTAAACACGGACGTAGAACGGTTGAAGGACACCAAAGAGGCAATTGTTATTTATTCTCCCTGCCGTTATCCAGGAGCGGATCTTAATGTTACCGTGCTACCAACGTTTACCAGCCAAAACGGGATACGGATGAGGGAAAACGAATACACACTACGTGATAGACCGTACGTTCCAGCACACTCCTATCAAGAGAAAATACAGTTTTACCATGTGAAAAGTCCAACGGATCGACATGGGATTTTTTCGTTTGATAATCCCCAAAAAATTCGATTGGACGAAGGCGTAAAATATGTTGATTCAATTCTGATGTTTAACAGTAAAGAATTCGCGGTTAGCTATAAGGGAATCGCAGACAAGTCGAGAGACGGTAGAAAAGCCGCCGGTCAGATACGCGAGGAAAGAATACTTTCATCTTCTTCGCCAATTATACGAAACCGTTCACGAAAGAAAGGCCAGGAGATATTTTACACTCCGAAGCTCAATGAAGCACCCAAAATAGATGTTCCAGTTGATTTGCCTGATCTGCCAGGCATCGTTACTAATATTCAGTACGCTGGAAATAACACATTGATTGCTCCTTCTCTGCAGTTAGCTGCAATTGCTGATCAATTACCAGAGTTGAAAGACTTGGTAGATATCGGACAAACAGAAGAAACCTTAACAGCACCGAATATAGTTCCAGTAATTGTTCCTGTGAAAGCTAAATTATCTTCTGCAACACCTAGTGCACAATTACCACCTCCTCCGCCACCGCCGCCTCCACCACCACCTCCTCCACTAGATGTATACGCAGTTGAAAGTATTGCAGAAGAGAAGAAGCAGGCCCAGAAGGATGTTAAGAAGGCAGAAGACCGAAAGCCTCCAGTTCCACAAGCTGGGGATGCTCATTTCAATCTAATGGAAGCAATCCGAAAAGCCGGAGGTGTTGGAAACGCTAATCTCAAACCCAGTGAGGCTAGCAATAGTAAAAAAGATTCG aCTAAACCCTCCAAAACGGGTCCGCAAAATTTTATCGACGATCTACACAATAAACTGCAAATGCGACGCAAAGGTATTTCTGGAGCCCGAGAGAATCAAGAGCCAGGCAATGTTATAGACCGTCTATCGGCGTTGATTCCACCCCCGCCCCCAAAAGCTGACGCAAGTGCCAGTGAGAGTAACGACGAAGATTGGGATTAA